In the genome of Desulfatiglans sp., one region contains:
- a CDS encoding HEPN domain-containing protein → MTKEEHIKYWRESAQHDLESAEAIFNSGRYDWCLYIGHLALEKILKAIFVDKNDSNIPPKIHNLVRLAELSRIELNDEQKFFLDKVNDFNIQTRYPDYKHEFYKICDAEYAEKNMSKIKEFYKWLNSLLK, encoded by the coding sequence ATGACCAAAGAGGAACACATAAAATACTGGCGTGAAAGCGCTCAACACGATCTTGAATCTGCTGAGGCGATATTCAATTCAGGCAGATATGACTGGTGCTTGTATATTGGTCATTTAGCACTGGAAAAAATTTTAAAAGCAATATTTGTCGATAAGAATGACAGCAATATTCCCCCAAAGATTCACAATCTTGTAAGGTTGGCAGAATTATCAAGAATAGAATTGAATGATGAACAAAAATTTTTCCTCGATAAGGTTAATGATTTCAACATACAGACACGCTATCCTGATTACAAGCATGAATTTTATAAGATATGTGATGCGGAATATGCTGAAAAAAACATGTCAAAAATAAAGGAGTTTTATAAATGGTTAAACTCCCTGTTAAAGTAA
- a CDS encoding nucleotidyltransferase domain-containing protein — protein MVKLPVKVKKTIDDYLQALNRGNIPIKEAILFGSYAKGSNKEWSDIDIALVSEIFVGNRMEDKDKIRKITLSVSSEIEVLPFSPEDFGLQNPLAKEILETGIRLI, from the coding sequence ATGGTTAAACTCCCTGTTAAAGTAAAAAAAACGATAGATGATTATCTCCAGGCATTAAACCGGGGCAATATTCCAATTAAGGAAGCAATACTTTTTGGCAGTTATGCAAAAGGAAGTAATAAGGAGTGGAGTGATATTGATATTGCATTGGTTTCAGAAATATTTGTGGGAAACCGTATGGAGGACAAGGATAAAATAAGGAAGATCACGCTATCTGTAAGCAGTGAAATTGAAGTGCTTCCCTTTTCACCTGAAGATTTTGGCCTACAAAATCCCCTGGCAAAAGAAATTTTAGAAACAGGAA